A portion of the Rhodococcus pseudokoreensis genome contains these proteins:
- a CDS encoding helix-turn-helix domain-containing protein gives MTAATGRPPTTRETIAPDVAKLHAEGHGRNEIARQLDCSPSTVTKAAEIAGVTFDRTATVQATEAAKLDAKARRSRLAVRWLDIAEQALDAISPHNPRDARDLAVVAGVATDKSLRLDEFDNTDSDYATVDVWLAAMLTTNPGTER, from the coding sequence ATGACCGCCGCGACCGGTCGACCACCAACAACGCGGGAGACGATTGCACCCGACGTCGCCAAGCTCCACGCGGAAGGCCACGGACGAAACGAGATCGCTCGGCAACTCGACTGCTCCCCAAGCACCGTCACCAAAGCAGCAGAGATCGCCGGCGTCACATTCGACCGAACCGCCACAGTCCAGGCAACAGAAGCCGCCAAGCTCGACGCAAAGGCGCGACGATCACGTCTCGCGGTCCGCTGGCTCGACATCGCCGAACAAGCACTCGACGCCATCAGCCCACACAACCCCCGAGACGCCCGCGACCTGGCAGTCGTCGCCGGTGTCGCCACAGACAAGTCGCTACGCCTCGACGAGTTCGACAACACCGATTCCGACTACGCCACGGTGGATGTCTGGCTCGCCGCGATGCTCACAACCAACCCAGGGACCGAACGATGA
- a CDS encoding helix-turn-helix domain-containing protein — protein MAIPKLSEEDEAKIREGHHQGRSLNSIARDLGVNPSTVSRWAKREGLLWTGVPAASTAVRDRLAYNRLRLAEAALADALAIRERLWESHEVIVNTPAGPERMTMDLPDAKATAEFSKAVERLANTHSALSEYTKGASTEAAKSMLMQMQEALERFAGEYDEENGGQEPPTPTDAEIDAEIAALADETAG, from the coding sequence ATGGCTATACCGAAGCTGAGCGAGGAGGACGAGGCGAAGATCCGGGAGGGTCACCACCAGGGACGTTCGTTGAACTCGATTGCCCGGGACCTCGGCGTCAATCCATCGACCGTGAGTCGGTGGGCGAAGCGTGAGGGCTTGCTATGGACGGGTGTGCCGGCAGCCTCGACAGCCGTTCGGGATCGGCTGGCCTACAACCGTCTCAGGCTGGCGGAGGCCGCGCTCGCCGATGCTCTTGCGATACGTGAGCGGCTGTGGGAGTCCCATGAGGTCATCGTCAACACCCCGGCAGGACCGGAGCGTATGACGATGGACCTCCCCGACGCGAAGGCGACCGCGGAGTTCTCGAAGGCTGTCGAACGCCTGGCCAACACTCATAGTGCGTTGTCCGAGTACACCAAGGGCGCCAGTACGGAAGCCGCCAAGTCGATGCTCATGCAGATGCAGGAGGCGTTGGAGAGGTTCGCGGGCGAGTACGACGAGGAGAACGGCGGTCAGGAGCCACCGACTCCGACTGATGCCGAGATCGACGCCGAGATAGCGGCACTCGCCGACGAAACGGCTGGGTGA
- a CDS encoding DUF6011 domain-containing protein gives MNDHIETGGHQERKEQELLAELRELGYRPAVRCLSCGQWLVAHKSIQRHLGPVCARRAKDTAA, from the coding sequence ATGAATGACCACATCGAAACCGGCGGCCACCAGGAACGCAAGGAGCAGGAACTGCTCGCTGAGCTACGCGAACTCGGCTACCGGCCCGCTGTCCGGTGCCTGTCATGCGGTCAGTGGCTCGTCGCCCACAAATCCATTCAGCGGCACCTTGGTCCGGTCTGCGCACGAAGAGCAAAGGACACTGCCGCGTGA
- a CDS encoding AAA family ATPase, whose amino-acid sequence MIAFNRVINAFENAGLTVTHRGSGRASAQAPGHSPADRSVTITETVGRVLVHPHAGETLDQVLGAVGLAITDLFDDPKGITYEYPDGRKVSRTPAKKFSQAGNTKGNQIYRADRLANSTTVYMVEGEQDVHALESEGVTATCTAMGAGKAHLADLTPLYGKTVIVVQDKDEPGRKHAAQVAELLDGKATVVIVEAKVGKDAADHIAAGLGVDDFQMVETPAAESAELPGPYNAEAEAEFARPKLWRATELVAARQPQWLAKGRIPRSAITLLVGGEGIGKSAAWVWVASPVTTGRAVPEFGIPARDPEDVIVIVTEDDWASTVRPRLEVAGADLDRIHVICAEQDGSGAPTFPADIHLITNSHVRPGLVVVDAWLDTVPGGLSVKDPQQARRALHPWREAATQTGAAVMLLTHTNRISTGNARDMYGASGELRKKARMSLFAQADPEHEGCVLIGPEKSNLVGKVPASRFRMDSVQHFAPTEDDDGTVPKLVLIGESEQTMREHIADQYDDERGDGKEDRNGIEEWLMSFLNMGSQKANDVYSAADANGYSKDQAKRAKKKLGIKASRPGGEGPWFWSLPNLESIDPQLGSTPTPVSESALPSSLAAPLQVNGMKESDLGSTGGLESGVETHTPPRPLGQWRVSGEPLRPPGDVA is encoded by the coding sequence GTGATCGCTTTCAACCGCGTCATCAACGCATTCGAGAACGCCGGCCTGACCGTTACCCATCGTGGGAGCGGTCGGGCCTCGGCCCAGGCGCCGGGTCATTCGCCGGCAGACCGGTCGGTGACGATAACGGAAACCGTAGGTCGGGTGCTTGTCCACCCGCACGCGGGGGAGACTCTCGACCAGGTGCTCGGTGCGGTCGGGTTGGCCATCACCGACTTGTTCGATGACCCGAAGGGCATCACCTACGAATACCCGGATGGGCGCAAGGTCTCCCGAACCCCTGCGAAGAAGTTTTCCCAGGCCGGGAACACCAAGGGCAACCAGATCTATCGAGCAGACAGGTTGGCCAACTCGACCACGGTCTACATGGTCGAAGGTGAGCAGGATGTGCACGCCCTCGAATCCGAAGGGGTCACCGCCACCTGCACCGCAATGGGCGCGGGGAAAGCGCACCTCGCCGATCTGACGCCGTTGTACGGCAAGACGGTGATCGTCGTGCAGGACAAGGACGAGCCGGGCCGCAAGCATGCCGCGCAGGTGGCGGAACTTCTCGATGGCAAAGCGACGGTTGTCATCGTGGAGGCGAAGGTCGGGAAGGACGCCGCCGACCACATCGCCGCCGGATTAGGTGTGGACGACTTTCAAATGGTCGAAACCCCCGCCGCAGAATCCGCAGAACTTCCCGGCCCGTACAACGCCGAGGCAGAAGCCGAGTTCGCTCGACCAAAGCTATGGCGCGCAACAGAGTTGGTGGCTGCACGACAGCCGCAATGGCTCGCCAAGGGGCGCATTCCCCGGTCTGCAATCACGTTGCTGGTCGGCGGTGAAGGTATCGGCAAATCGGCGGCCTGGGTTTGGGTTGCCTCCCCGGTCACCACCGGTCGGGCGGTCCCCGAGTTCGGCATCCCCGCACGCGATCCCGAGGACGTCATCGTCATCGTCACCGAGGACGACTGGGCATCAACTGTGCGACCTCGCCTCGAAGTGGCCGGCGCAGACCTCGACCGCATCCACGTGATCTGTGCAGAACAGGACGGGTCAGGGGCTCCGACCTTCCCTGCCGACATCCACCTCATCACCAACAGTCACGTCCGGCCCGGTCTCGTGGTGGTCGACGCCTGGCTCGATACCGTTCCAGGTGGGCTGTCCGTGAAGGATCCACAGCAGGCGCGGCGGGCACTGCATCCGTGGCGGGAAGCTGCCACCCAGACCGGGGCCGCGGTAATGCTCCTGACGCACACGAACCGCATCTCCACGGGCAATGCACGAGACATGTACGGGGCCAGCGGAGAACTCCGCAAGAAGGCGCGTATGTCGCTCTTCGCCCAGGCAGACCCCGAACATGAGGGCTGTGTGCTCATCGGCCCAGAGAAGTCAAACCTGGTGGGTAAGGTCCCCGCCTCACGGTTCCGCATGGACAGCGTGCAGCACTTCGCACCCACCGAGGACGACGACGGCACCGTTCCCAAGTTGGTTCTCATCGGGGAATCCGAGCAGACCATGCGGGAACACATCGCGGACCAGTACGACGACGAACGCGGGGATGGCAAGGAGGACCGGAACGGCATCGAAGAATGGTTGATGTCGTTCCTGAACATGGGTTCCCAGAAGGCGAATGACGTCTACTCCGCAGCCGACGCGAACGGTTACTCGAAGGATCAGGCGAAGCGTGCCAAGAAGAAGCTGGGCATCAAAGCCAGTCGGCCCGGGGGTGAGGGGCCGTGGTTCTGGTCGTTGCCGAACCTAGAGAGCATCGACCCCCAACTAGGGAGCACACCCACCCCTGTATCTGAATCTGCGCTCCCTAGCTCCCTAGCTGCTCCCTTGCAGGTCAACGGAATGAAAGAGAGTGATCTAGGGAGCACAGGGGGGCTAGAGAGCGGTGTAGAAACACACACCCCTCCCCGCCCCCTAGGTCAGTGGCGCGTGTCGGGTGAACCACTCCGCCCGCCCGGAGACGTGGCATGA